AATTAAGCTATCGAAAGCATCTTATAGATGAAACAAAAAACTGGGAAATAATGGACTATATCAGGAAAGTCGTGTTCCCACTTATCGGATTAAATAAAAGAAAATGAAAAAAGAAGATATTTACCTCGATATAAACAGGAAGGCATGGAACCAGCGTACGGAGGTTCATGTAGATTCCGATTTTTATGATATGCCCGCCTTCGTGAACGGGAAAAGCAGCCTTAATGAAATTGAACTTGCCTTATTGGGCGATATAAGTGGTAAGACAATACTGCACCTGCAATGCCATTTCGGGCAGGATACCATCTCTTTTTCACGCATGGGAGCGGTCGCTACAGGTATGGACCTTTCGGATAAAGCCATTGAAAAAGCCCGCGAGCTATCAGACCGGCTAGGTACACAAACACGATTTATCTGCTGCGATGTATACGACCTTCCTAACCATCTTGACGAGCAGTTTGACATTGTTTTTACAAGCTATGGCACAATAGGGTGGCTGCCCGACCTTGCGAAATGGGCAGGCGTGGTCTCGCATTTCCTGAAGCCGGGAGGCCGGTTTGTTTTTGCAGAATTCCATCCTGTGGTATGGATGTTCGACAATAATTTTGAAAAAGTACAGTACAATTATTTTAAGTCCGATGCCATTATCGAAACGGAATTTGGCACCTATGCCGATGTTACAGCGCCGCTCGAGCACGAAATGGTTAGTTGGAACCACGCACTATCAGAAGTAGTTACAGCGCTTATCGCCAGGGGATTGGAAATACATTCATTCAATGAATACGACTACTCGCCTTACAACTGCTTTAGTGGCACCGAGGAGTTTGAGCCGGGAAAATTCAGGATAATCCGTTTTGGGAATAAAGTACCAATGGTATATTCGCTGATGGCGGTGAAAAAATAAAGGTTATGAGCTTTTACCATGTACTGTAACCGTATCGGGATCATCGCTAAGATAAACAGGATTATTTTCTGATGTGGTTATCGATAGTACCACTCCGTACTCGCGGGGCAACCCCAGTGATTCAGCATCGCGCCACTCTCCTTTGCCAAGCACAGCGACCGCTTCTCCTTTTTCCAGCACGCCTTCACTGTAATGTAAAGACTTGTTCAGGCCAAGGAAACCCTGGCTTTTCTTATCGTGCTTTTTCAGGTAAGCTTCAAGCCTTGGGCCTGCATCTTCAAAAGTACCCGAGTGGTATCGCTTATCCATCTCAATATACTTTTTGATAGTGTTGTCATTAATATAGGCAACCTTATCGCCATCACGCAGTACAAAGCGGCATTTATCCTCCGCCTCTATAAGCGTTGACGAACTTTTTCCGTGACTCTGCATTATACGGACGCAGTACCATGCACATTCCCTTCCGGAAAGCGGCGCTTCAAGAGGCTCATCAACAAATTCTACCCGGCCGACGATCTTTGCGGTTTCGCCATGCTTAAAGTCTGCAAGGCTGCGCAATGGTGCCTTTTTGAGCTTTCGGCGTACAATTGCCTTGCGGGTAAAAAAAGAAATAATTATTGCAATGATAACTACTACGGCAAGAATAATCAGGTCGGCAGTACCAAAACTTCTATGGCTGTGATATCGTAATGGGTAAAGCATAAATTACAAATTTTGGCGCAATATAGCAATATAACTTTGTTCAAAACACCAATTTCTAACTGTAATATTTTTACATATAATTACTACATTTGTTTCGCTAAAAATCGCCACTATGGAAAGCTTATTCGACCCACACGGGAACCAAAAAATAGTAGAACGCATACACCAACTCACACCTATAAAGCTCTCAGAATGGGGCGTAATGACCGTTGCCCAAATGATGGAGCACTGCCAGATGCCGCTTAAGGTAGTTTATGGCACTAAAGAGATCAAGGTAAACTGGCTCATGAAGCTGTGCTTTGGCCGTAGCGCCAAGAAGATGTTCACAGGAGAGAAAAAATTCGGGAAAGGCCTGCCGACAGCTAAAGAATTCAAGGTCACTTACCACCCTGACTTTGAGGAAGCAAAAAAAGGCCTGCTGGAGCTTGTTACAAAATTTACCCGCGACGGGCATGCAGGTATCAAGGTTACAAGTCACCCGCTGTTCGGTAAAATGACCTATGAGGAAATAGACCACGCGCAGTGGAAGCACCTGGATCACCATTTAAGGCAGTTTGGGGTTTAAATGTAACAATAAGGCAATTAATTAATGTAACAATTGGCATGCGGTGTGGCAATTGCTACATTTGCAAATTATAAAAATTGATACATTACCAATGCGCATCGACATCATTACCGTACTTCCCGAATTATTACGAAGCCCCTTTGAGGCCTCGATCCTAAAACGCGCCATCGACAAAGGTATCGTGGAAGTGCACCTCCATAACCTTCGCGACTACAGCACCAATAAGCATAAGAATGTCGACGACTACCAG
Above is a genomic segment from Flavobacterium album containing:
- a CDS encoding DUF1569 domain-containing protein, with product MESLFDPHGNQKIVERIHQLTPIKLSEWGVMTVAQMMEHCQMPLKVVYGTKEIKVNWLMKLCFGRSAKKMFTGEKKFGKGLPTAKEFKVTYHPDFEEAKKGLLELVTKFTRDGHAGIKVTSHPLFGKMTYEEIDHAQWKHLDHHLRQFGV
- a CDS encoding class I SAM-dependent methyltransferase; translated protein: MKKEDIYLDINRKAWNQRTEVHVDSDFYDMPAFVNGKSSLNEIELALLGDISGKTILHLQCHFGQDTISFSRMGAVATGMDLSDKAIEKARELSDRLGTQTRFICCDVYDLPNHLDEQFDIVFTSYGTIGWLPDLAKWAGVVSHFLKPGGRFVFAEFHPVVWMFDNNFEKVQYNYFKSDAIIETEFGTYADVTAPLEHEMVSWNHALSEVVTALIARGLEIHSFNEYDYSPYNCFSGTEEFEPGKFRIIRFGNKVPMVYSLMAVKK